CACTTCGTGTGGTCCCCCTCGAAGGAGAAAGGGAGACACGGAGAACTGCTAACCAGCCTCATCCACTAGAGCATGTCCGCCAATTAGAGCCAGAGGCGTATGTGGAGTTGCCCCCGTCAAATCGGGCATGGTCAGTGGGGTGAATTCGCGAGCCTGGCCTCGCGCGGGGAGCGCATCTTCAGTGCCTCGTGCGGAAGCACGGCGTTGTAGTCGTCGAACCAGCGGGGCAGTTGCTGGAGGAGGACCCGCAGTTTCTGCGGAGGGTGTCCCGAGGGGTCAAGTCCCGAATTGTATGTAGTTGGTTGGAAGCTCGCCG
This region of Myxococcus stipitatus genomic DNA includes:
- a CDS encoding integrase core domain-containing protein, whose translation is MSLFSRPLAVDASWLPLCFSPQRMLQFLGESPSLPWLSRTSCGPPRRRKGYTASFQPTTYNSGLDPSGHPPQKLRVLLQQLPRWFDDYNAVLPHEALKMRSPREARLANSPH